The genomic stretch CGTGACCGGCATTATTCTGAGTGTTCTCAGTACTCACTGAAGTATCACCGCAGCCCCCTGCAGTGGGTTCTAGCATggcccccaatttttaaaatttatttttatttttaaaaaatattttatttatttatttgacagagatagagattaaaagtaggcagaaagagaggggaaagcaggttccctgctgagcagagagcctgatggggggctcgatcccaggaccccgagatcatgacctgagccgaaggcagaggcttaacccactgagccacccaggtgccccatggcccccaatttacagatgcggaaatggaggctcagagaggttaaggtcACAGCTAGTGAATGGAGTCCAGAGTGGGGCCTGGAGCCAATGTTTCTTGTCTTTCGGTGTGAAATTGGACTaggactccccacccccaccccaggttcaGTGATTCTCTAGAAGTCCTAGGACTCAGCATGTAATTTATTAGAGCGAGGGGCTACatacaaagcaaaatcagcaaaggaaaaaggCACATGGGGTTAAGTCCGAGGAAAGCCACCAACAAGCCTCCACGAGTCCTTTCCCAGGGGCGTCACATGGGACACGCTTCATTCCTCTGGGAGCTAATTGTGGCAACAATGTGAGATGCTGTCTGCCAGGAAAGCCCCTTAGACACGGAGCACTGTGGATCTTCCTTGGGAGCTAGTCACACAGGCACCCGCTGCTGAGCACGTACcaaaattccagactcccagagggaggggaagcaggtgttCAACTTAAACCATGCGGTTTGTGCAAATGGTTCGCCAGTAAGCCTCGCTCTTGCCCATTCTGGGAATGGCCGGGACCCTCCTGAAATCCATGTTGCCGTCACCAGCCAAGGCCGGCCTGGCAAGCGGGTCTGCCGTGTTAACTCTGTTTGTGCGCAGGTAGCCCATCCTCTCACCAGTGTGTCTGAAAAGGAGCGATTTGCATGTTTCCCTTCtaaggattgagcccctcatcccCAATAAATCTACCTTTATCTCAGGATTCGAATGCAGAAGGGCACTTAGCATAGCATTTATCACATAATTAGTATTTGGTGGATGTTGTTCTCCTCATTGGCTGCTTCCTGATCATTTCTGTGTCTGCTAGATCTGGTAAGGAGTTCAGGTTAACTCTTAAGTAATTAATGCTTTCTCCATTCCCAGGGGGCCCCTATGAGGTCGAGGTCAATATCTCCAGCACTGGCAAGCTCCCCAACGGCACCGTCTATGCAGCCAAGGGCTCCCAGGTGGCCTTCAGCTGCAGCAGTAGCTCCTGGCCTCCACCAATGGTTGAATGGCAGTTCCGGGCCCCAGATTCCAGAACCGAGCCCTTTGGAAATAACCTGACTGTCAACTGCTTCACTCTGCTGCTTATGTCACAAAACCTGCAAGGAAACTACACCTGTTTGGCCACGAACATGCGCAGTGGGAGACAGCGAAAGGTGACCACCGAGCTCCTGGTCTACTGTGCGTAAGAagcgctcccctcccccctccgcctcccccactccctcaccTTGACCCTCATGAACTATTTGTTTGTGCCCTTCCTTTTGTCTACAAAGGCATGCCTTTGCCGCACGGGCCCTAACATGCTGCTGCGGCTCCCTCaatacacatgtacacacccagggctgtgtcagagagggagTCGCTTCTAGAAGCTTGCTGCTAAGTAGGGTTCCAGGAGAGTCCCTGTGAGCCACAGAAGGAAATTAATGCCAAGCCTCATGCTTGCTTTTTTTAATATTGagatatattattatattgaaatataaaaaatatataaatatatataaatataaaatatataaaaatatatattatattatttatattgaaaGTACAGAACCaccattttaaaacatacaacTCAGTGcgatttagtatattcacagggttGTACAACCACCACCtctgtctagttccagaacattcccaTCACCCCAAATGGAAATCCCATCCCCACTGAGCAGTTACTCCCTCGTCTCTTCGTCACTCCCTGGCAGCCGCCAGCCTGTGTCCCGTTTACATTTGTCTGTTGTGTGAGTGTCGTGGACTTCTGAACCACGTGGCTTGTGGGACCGGCTTCTTTCACACAGTATcgtgttttcagggttcatccatgtcgtAGTAGGTGTCGGCCTTTCGTTCCTTTCTGTGACCGAGTTAATATCCCACCTTGGGGAAAGACCAGTTTGCTTATCCGATAGGCTGTCCTCATTCTATCTATGAACTAGGGACCTCTTGCACTGCTAGGAATCAGCAGTTCCCGAACCTTCTGGGGGTGAGAACACAGCAGATTCCTTGGACGAAAACCACTGTAGACATGTGGAGTATGCTCCTAATCCACGCTAATGAAAGGGAGCTTCAGAACAACAAATTAGTGAACAGGATAATAACACCTTTCTTAATTCATACGTTATTCAGAGCCTGTACGAGTCTCTGTGTTCTCTGTCATAAATGACATTGTTTATGAAGTCATAGGTGCTTGTTAGAGGAAACAGATGAGtgtaaagaagaaaaggatattCTAACCATCATTCTGGTGTCTTATCAATAATTTATCTTGTAGATGACATGTATCTACTCATCCATGTAAGAACCAAACTTATTTCTATTTGtgtatatgatataaaatatataaaacaaaaatatataatacataatatgtcagatttttgtttatttggcagacagagatcacaagtaggcagagaggcaggcagagagagaggaggaagcaggctccctgctgagcagagagcccgatgcggggctcgatcccaggaccctgagatcatgacctgagctgaagagagaggttttaacccgctgagccacccagacacccctataatACATGATACAATATACGTATATATCCATAATATACATTTGtacaaatacaatatatatacataatgtgtgtataatatgcatttttatatgtatagatgtatatgtataacatacatatatgtattatacatacattgtatacatatgtgtgtataacatgtatatatatacacatataatctATACAATataatgtacacatatatacacataatatacatCTATAATATGTGTGGATTTTCATATGTAGTTATGAACATATGGGTTGCATTGGATTTCCAGGTCTGTAACTTATTaagtttttatgtgttttttgtaATACATGCCGTGCCCATAATAAAAAGGAAGTATATGTTAAGGGGGGCTTGAATCCCACTGTACCTCCCCCTAGAGACCAGCACTGTCCAGTAGAGCTTTttatgatgatggaaatgttctgttctCTGTGGTCCGGTACAATAGCCACCCACCACATAGGGTTCCTGAGCCCTCGAAATGCAGGTGGTGTGTTGGAAGAACTAaatttgtaatataatataatgagtttaaatttaaatagccacatttAAAGGCACTGTGGCTAGTGAAAAGTGCAAAGATGAATGAGGTCCACAACCTTGGGGCTTTTACACTCAGCAGAGGAAATCGGACTATCGTCACACGCTAATTTGTGCTAAGGAGCTATTTCCAGGTACGCTAACCGGGCATGATGTTTCTCTAACACCCTAGTTCTGTAATCCTGAGAGCAAGCCCGACGGCTATCTCAGAGTCTGCGACTAAGTCCGTGCCCTCTGGTGTTTTGCAGCCCCCCCTCCATCGGCCCTTCAGTGCCGGGCAGAGATGTCACAGGAATCACTCATGCTGCAGCTCACCTGTCGCTGGGACGGGGGGTACCCAGACCCGGACTTCCTGTGGACCGAAGAACCAGGAGGTGTGGTCGTGGGGACGTCAAAGCTGGGAGTGGAGATGCTGAACCAGTCCCAGCTGTCAGACGGCAAGAAGTTCAAGTGCATTGGGAGCCACATAGTAGGGCCGGAGTTGGGAGCCAGCTGCGTGGTACAGATCAGTGAGTCTGGCTTGCCGGGGTTGGGGTCCACCCGTCTTTATTCTTAGAGGACTGTTTGCAAAGTCTGGGAAAGAAATCCCAAGATGTCGCAGTGAACtgaattgtttcttcttttcttttgctttgtgtttCCTTCCTTTCAAAACTTTAAAGATGCTGAACCAAGCTTCTTGGTTCTCATCCAAGCTGTTTTCCACTTGACAGATGCTAAttaagcacctgctatgtgcaGGTACTGTTTCTAGATGTTGGAGGTGGAGTGGGGAACAAGACGGGCATACTTCCTTTATTAGCCATCTCCTGTTATGTAACAAACGCCCCAGACTTAATGGCTTCAAACAACACATAATTCATTTATCTTATGATTTCTATGGGCCAGGAATTCAGACAGGACATGGTGGGGATGGTTTGTCTTGGCTCCGTGATTCCTGGGTCTCAGCTACAAGACCTAGctgggggggtgggtgtgggttGAAACTGTCCAAAGGATCTACTTCCAAGGTGCTCACCCACACGCGGGGCAGGTTGCTTCCTCTCCACACGGGCCTCtccacagggcccctggactgtCCCTACAACGTGGCGCTGCTTTCCCCAGACCAACTGATGCAAGAGGGAGCAAGCCAGGCTGATGCTATCCTTTCTCTGAACGACCTGACCTCAGAAGTCACATGGCATCCCGACTGCCTCTTGTGTTCATTAGAAACAAGTCACTCAGTCTGGCTCCACTctcaaggggagtgggtggaatTGGGCTCCACTTTTTGAAGGGAAGGGGGTCACGTGATTCCTGGACATGTTTTTGAAACCACGACCATCCCGCTCTCATAGAGCTCAAGCTCTTACGTGTGGGGTTGGGGGCGAGGGGAGGACAGAAAGTCCAAACACAGGTGAGGTAGGTCGTGACAATACTTGTGAGGCCGTGACAATACTTGTGAGGAGGATGAGACGGGGTGTGTTCAAGAGTCTCTTCTAGGAAGTGGGCCACTCTTCCTAGGGGACAGGGAGGTCTCCTTGTGGCGGTAGCATTTTCGAGCTAAGAcctgaaggatgagaaggagcTGGCCAGGTGGGCTGAGTGTTcctggcagaggaaacagcaaatgCTGAGACCCCGAGGTGGATACGTACCTGGCATTTGAGGAGCTGAGAGAAAGCTAGGGTAGCCGGAGTGTTGCTCATGAGGTACCCATGAGGCTAGATGGCTGTTGAGAGTTGAATTGGGTCTCCCCCAAAAAGACCTGTTCAAGTCCTAATCCTAGGTACCTGTGGACGTGGCCATATTTGAAATAAgagtctttgcagatatgatGAAGTTGAGATGAGATCATACTGGGTTAGGGTGGGCTCCAGTACTGCGACTGGTATCCTTACAAGAAGAGGGCCATTTGGACACGGACACACGGGGACAATGCCACATGATAATGGAGGTTGGGACTGTAGTGATGCACCTCCAAGCCCAGAATGCCCATGATTCCTTGCGACGCCCAGAAGCCAAGACAGAGGCATGGCATGGTGTCTCCTCAGGAGCCTCCAAAGGAATCaagcctgctgacaccttgatttcagacttctgagttTCTGAGCTGTGAGAGAATGGATTTCCGTTGCTTGAGGCTACCCAGTTTGTGGTGTTTTGTGATAGCAGCCCCGGGGATCTAATACAACAGTGAGCAAAGACTCTTGCTTACACTTGCCACACTCTCTCGTGTTGGACTTTGCTGGCCATGGTGAGGGTCTTCCTCTCGGCCCGTCGGGCTAATCCTCAGAGAGGCGGCGATGGAGTGCTggcctgctgagaagagagccttgGTGGTCTAGGAGTTGCCTGTTTTCTCAGGCAAGTGGCATTCACATGGTCGTCTCTTCCCCACTGACTCATTCAACAAACAGGTCCCAGCGGTCCCATCTGTGTCCAGTGCCTGGCCAGCCTTGGGCAACAGAAGGGACCAAGACTCACTTTCTGCGTTACAACATGGCTTGGCACATCatggcccatgggccaaatccaaCCCAACTGGTAATTTGCAATTTTACTTTTGACGAGATATATCTCACATAACATGAATGTCACTATTTCAAAGTGTATAATGTGATGGCTTTTAGGACGTTCACATCGTTGTACTTACCATCACTGCTgtgtaattccagaacatttccatcaccacacAAGACCCCTACCCACGGCAGTGACTCCCATCTGAAAAGACTGTGTGCGAGTACTCCATTCCTGGTATTTCCATTGACATGGAGTGTTACCATTAAATCatgaattttttaagactttcccTATTTGTTCATTAGGACATGGCATAACTGTTCTAATTTGGATTTCTTTGATCCTAGTGGGGTTGGCAATTTTTATATGCTTCTTGGGTCTCTATATATTATGCATGAATTATGTGTTCATatcttgtccatttttctattgagttcATCTTTTCCCTAAGAACACTTTATATTAACTCTGTCAATTAATTTCAAAGAACTGTCATGTCTGTCATAGGTATTTTTCTGTCCCCATTGACCCCTATACTACATTTGTGCCTCATTCCTGCTGGGGATTCACAGTTTCTGATTTTGAAGGGGTTCCCTCTGTCAGTCCTGCTCTTTTAGGGTTTCCGGGCTCAGAAGTTCTTTGCCTGTTTCCAGATCATCCAACATGTTGTTTGTAAGCCTCACAATAGCCTGCGGGTTGGACAGGACAGTTTGTAAGTTGCAGATGTGACACGGTGTGAACTGTCTTAGCCAAGAGCGACCCAGCTTGTAAGTGACTAAGCCTTCACTTAGCCCAGGCTGGTCTGACCCCAGAACCCTTGCCTCCCTTGGGGACCTCCTTCCTCAGGACCTAGTCCAGCAAATCTTTTTGAGTAAGAGTTATGTACTCAGCATGGCACTGGGTCCTATGGAGGAATTACCGGGTCCTGACCTTTGAAGGACTTAAAATTTACTGGTAAAGAGAAGTCTGAGAACCATGAAACAGGTAATATCACAGTAATAGTGACATTGACATTTACTGAGTGCAAAGCATGTGCAAGGTGCTGTGCTCAATGTTCTTTCCACATGGTCAGTCACCCTGGGagctggaggctagaagtccgaaatcaaggtattggcagggtcATGCTCCCGTCGAAGGTTCCAGGAGAGGATCCTTCCGTGCCTCTTACAGACCTTCCAGGTCTTCCTTGGCTGGTGGCCTTCTCCCTGtgggtgtctctctgtgtcttctcctcctctcccaagACACCAGCCCCTGGGCTTAGTGCCCACGCTAAACCCAGGAGGATTTCATCTTGAGATCCTTAGCTtgtcacatctgcaaagaccctgtttccaaataaggtcacattctggggTTCCAGGTGGACATGAGTTTTGGGCAGAAGCTCTGCACTCCATTTTGTGGATGATGGAGCAGAGACACTGGGCATGACCCTACAGCTGGAAGCAGGACACACGTTCAGAGTGGTGTGTAGTGAAGACGAAGCGTGTGTGGACAGTAAGACCCCAGAAAAGGCTGAGTAACGGACTGACCCTGACAGAGGGGGAAAATGGCAGCAGCAGGTGACGGATTTGGTGTGATTTCCCCCCATCCCTTCATTTCTTTATGCAGATCTTAGCTCAGTCACCATTCCTATGGCCCCTGAGACTGGGCCAGTGATTCTGATTCGAGCTCAGGATGAAGAAACATGACTGGAGAAAAGAGCTGACTGGAGAGGAAGCAGGCACAAGAGCCTagaacctggggcgcctgggtggctcagtgggttaagccgctgccttcggctcaggtcatgatctcagggtcctgggatcgagtcccgcatcgggctctctgctcagcagggagcccacttctctctctctctctctctctctctctgcctgcctctccgtctacttgtgatctctgtcaaataaataaataaataaataaataatcttaaaaaaaaaaaagagcctagaACCTTCCTGACCCTGACATTGTCCAgttctcccctcttccctcttgGTCACGTGAGCCCAGAGCATCTCAGCCTTGATGTCCATCCAGGTCTCCTGGGGGTCTGGTAAAAAGGCAGATTCTGATTCTGTGGGTTTGGGATGGacctgagactctgcatttctaaccagctGTCAGGAagtgctgatgctgctggtctgggcgCCGCACTTTGAATAGCTGGGGAGAGGGAGTCTGGATCATTTCACTTGGCAGGACCAGTAAACCATTGAAAAGCAATGGTAGGCACGCCTAGCTGCCTTGgtctgtagagcatgcaactcttcatctcagggtcatgagttcaaaccccacattgggcatggagcttgcttaaaaaaaaaaaaaaatagaacacaatGTTAATGCCCACCTTTGGGATGCAGAACAGTGCAACCCCGAAAACAATGAGAAGTGACACTTTGGGGGGACTTGTCCTGCCCACATCTCTCTTTAAATTCCTTGTAACCCCTACACTGAAGAAGACCGCTCAAATCGGGAGAGTCTGAAGCACTAACCAGCCCATGGTGTGAAGGCTGATGTGTTGCGATCTCTTCTAGATCTCTGAGGGCcctgctcccccctccacccctgacCCCACCTTTGCATAGAGCATCCTCTTCAGTGAAAGAAACTCTTTGAATGTCTAGGTGCCATACAGGCTGTGGGGGTGACTCAGATTTTTGAGGGTTAATGCTGTGTTTGACAAAagcatattaatatatatgacctttggggcacctgggtggctcagtgtgttaagcctctgtctttggttcgggtcatgatctcagggtccggggatcgagccccgcacggggctctctgctcagcagggagcctgcttcctccttctttctctgcctacttgtgattctgtctgtcaagtaaataaataaaatcttaaaaaaagattttggggcgcctgggtggctcagtgggttaaaagcctctgccttcggctcaggtcaggatcccagggtcctgggatcgagccccgcctcgggctttctgcttggcagggaacctgcttcctcctctctctctctgcctgcctctctgcctactagggatcactctgtcaaataaataaatttaaaaaaaaatcttaaaaaaaaaatatatatatataacctttgtttgtggggggtgggggggtctcctGGAGGATAGCTCGTTTTGTTTTTTATACAAAATGAGGAGGCCACTTCTCAAACTTTGGTTTGAGGGGGGCCCCCGAATTCAACATACTGATGAGGCTTGTCAGTGCTGCTGGCTTTGTGACCCCAAAGGAGATATgagttaagcagagagaggggaaggtggGATTTAATAATGGGCAGGGGCCTGATGGTTGATCCAGAAAGGGGTGTAATGTGAGTTTCCTGAGCAGACACCTGATTTAGAAGGAGAAGCTTTGGGCTGTTCCACACCCCCATGTTGCCCCCCCTCCCCGCAACATCCATTTCCCCATTCCCTCTTCCCAGGGTGCCAGCCGTGAAACCCTAGATTCTCTCTTGGAACAACTGTGGATGGAAAGTGTAGGGTTTTGCTCTCCCGGGCAGGAACCCAACATGCCACTCTGTATCCTTCAGCTGCTGAAAATATAGGCTTAATATATCACCCAAGATAAATCTGCGACCCTTCCCAGGAGGGAGTATATTTTGGGAAAAGGCTTCTGctgcaaagaaaataaacagatcgCTATTGGAGACCTTACAGTTCTCCGTGTCCCACTTAGAGCAGACCCCAAGGCTGTAGGGACACTGCATTGGGAGCTGTCTAGGACAGACCTGTGATAGACAGACTAATGCTCCCCCAACAAAGATGTCCGTGTCCTAATCCCTGGGGCTTTCCCTTACTTGGTAAGAGAGACTTTGCTGCTGGGATTAAGATCTGGaggtggggagattatcctggattgttGGAATGGGCCCCATGTCATCTATCACAAGGGTACTCCTAAAAGGGGGGCAGGAGGGTTGGACTCAGTAGCAGGAGACATGATGACAGATGTCAGAGGTTGGAGGGATGCAAGGAGGGGCCAGGAGCCAGGGAATGCGGGTGGCTGCGGAAAGCTGTGAGAGCAAGGAAATGGATTTGCACCCCCACCCTTGGAGCTACCAGAAGGAACGagccctgccaacaccctgaTTCCAGCCCCCTACGATCACTTCCAACTTCGGACCTCCAGaactagaaaagaataaatttgtgttgttttaaatcactCCATTTGTAgcagtttgttacagcagcaaaagGAAACGAATGCAGTTGCCTTACTGTCTCGTAGAGCACTCTTGGCAGGCTGTGCGCCCGTTCTTTGTATGAGCAGTGTGGCTATGATGCATGGAAGCCTAGAGCTTAGACGGGGAATGTGGGCTACAGAAGTTTGGCAACTTGGGCTTACAAGAGTAACCAactcagggctcctggctggctcagtcagttgagtgtctgactcttgatttcggctcaggtcatgatctcagggttgtgagatcaagccctgagtccagctctgtgctcagccaggagtctgatggggattctctctttccccctctgctcctctccccacatgttctttctctcaacccttctctccctctctctctctttcaactaaataaataaaatcttaagaaaagagtaGCCAACTCATCCTGGTTTGCCCAAGACTTTCCTAGTTTTCTCACTGAAAGCTCCATGTCCCAGGAACCCCCTCAGGCTTCAGCAAACTAggaccaaaataaaaatgttgatttcACCCCAAATCCTAGGTGCCCCACTTAATTTAGTTGTGTAcctttgagcaagttacttaactttctctgggtctcagtttcttcatctgcaaaatgggtttaATACGTTTAACAGTGTCTAGAccatagtagatgcttaataaatgttagcttttattaTTACATGAGACCAAGTGCAGGACAGAAATTCCCTGAGTGGCTTCATCAGGAAGGTAATAACATTCTTGAAAAGCTCAGGCCGTGGCTTGAATCTCcctgaatatttgtttttctttactttctggtCACCAGGaagcccctcccttctctctgagcCCATGAAGACTTGCTTCGTGGGGGGCAGTGTGACATTCACCTGCCAAGTGTCCAGAGCCTACCCGCCTGCCAAGATCCTGTGGCTCAGGAACCTCACCCAGCCCGAGGTGGCCATCCAGCCCAGTGACCGCTACCTCATCACTCAGGACGGCCAGAGTTCCACGCTCACCATCCGCAACTGCTCCCAGGCCCTGGATGAGGGCTACTACGTCTGTCGGGCGGAGAACCCAGTGGGGGTGCGGGAGGTGGACATCTGGCTGAGCGTGAAAggtgagtgagggggagggaaCCCCGAAAGAGGACGGTGGAGTGCTTCAGAGGACCAGGTACCAGCATGGGGACAGCTTGGTTCTTCCCCTTACATGGGTCACTGCCATAAGGGAGAAGGTGTACCCGCTTGCCTGTGActtgacaaggtggaaaaactatTACCCAATCGTAAATCTGTAACACTGcatagggatttaaaaaaaaaaattacgttgGGGCGCCTCGCTGGCTCCATCGGGAGAGCGTGCAACTCTGGATCCCAGCGTCATGTGTCAGAACCCCACactggctgtagagattactgaaaaataataaaatagaacttaaaaaataattgcatcccaaagaatatatatataataaatataaaatatatatattaaaaatatgaaaaatgtaagTCATAATAACGAAATGAACACTTGAGAAACTACCATCCTGCTTAGGATACAGAGCGGTGCCTACAATGCTAGTTAT from Neovison vison isolate M4711 chromosome 3, ASM_NN_V1, whole genome shotgun sequence encodes the following:
- the VSIG10 gene encoding V-set and immunoglobulin domain-containing protein 10 isoform X2 → MAAGVRASRPQVLVCLGVLLARWVAAGLEALVIGEVHENITLHCGNVSGPRGPVTWYRNDSEPVFLLSSNSSFPPAEPRFSLADASSLHIQVLRLQDEGNYTCREVLNETRWFRVWLQVAGGPYEVEVNISSTGKLPNGTVYAAKGSQVAFSCSSSSWPPPMVEWQFRAPDSRTEPFGNNLTVNCFTLLLMSQNLQGNYTCLATNMRSGRQRKVTTELLVYSPPPSALQCRAEMSQESLMLQLTCRWDGGYPDPDFLWTEEPGGVVVGTSKLGVEMLNQSQLSDGKKFKCIGSHIVGPELGASCVVQIRSPSLLSEPMKTCFVGGSVTFTCQVSRAYPPAKILWLRNLTQPEVAIQPSDRYLITQDGQSSTLTIRNCSQALDEGYYVCRAENPVGVREVDIWLSVKEPLNIGGIVGTIVSLLLLGLAIISGLMLYYSPVFCWKGNTFRGQDMGDVMVLVDSEEEEEVEEEDGAEEEEEEEEETNEREESPEEIRKHGHIHRVTALVNGNVDWMGNGLQALQDDSSQERIDIIQEEDRPV
- the VSIG10 gene encoding V-set and immunoglobulin domain-containing protein 10 isoform X1, whose protein sequence is MAAGVRASRPQVLVCLGVLLARWVAAGLEALVIGEVHENITLHCGNVSGPRGPVTWYRNDSEPVFLLSSNSSFPPAEPRFSLADASSLHIQVLRLQDEGNYTCREVLNETRWFRVWLQVAGGPYEVEVNISSTGKLPNGTVYAAKGSQVAFSCSSSSWPPPMVEWQFRAPDSRTEPFGNNLTVNCFTLLLMSQNLQGNYTCLATNMRSGRQRKVTTELLVYSPPPSALQCRAEMSQESLMLQLTCRWDGGYPDPDFLWTEEPGGVVVGTSKLGVEMLNQSQLSDGKKFKCIGSHIVGPELGASCVVQIRSPSLLSEPMKTCFVGGSVTFTCQVSRAYPPAKILWLRNLTQPEVAIQPSDRYLITQDGQSSTLTIRNCSQALDEGYYVCRAENPVGVREVDIWLSVKEPLNIGGIVGTIVSLLLLGLAIISGLMLYYSPVFCWKVGNTFRGQDMGDVMVLVDSEEEEEVEEEDGAEEEEEEEEETNEREESPEEIRKHGHIHRVTALVNGNVDWMGNGLQALQDDSSQERIDIIQEEDRPV